In a single window of the Ancylobacter polymorphus genome:
- a CDS encoding AEC family transporter: MSAVLGALVPVFLIIALGAVLKRGLLPEDSHWIALERLTYFILFPALLVVSIARADLGEVAVLEVSTALLGAIAIVGVVLSLARPTLCRALGLAGPSYTSVFQGALRWNTYIVLAISGSLAGPRGLAVAAVGLAVMIPVLNTLSVIVLARHGENGAASNRALILQILRNPFIWSCGIGALINALHLPVPAVLMTFGDILGRSSLALGLLVVGAGLRLENLRRPRLATGFTCLVKLAVLPALGVAIGLMLGLREVDLLVVAVSTAVPSAPNGYVLARQMGGDAPLLAEILTVQTLLAAVTMPLVIAAVAYL; encoded by the coding sequence ATGTCCGCTGTCCTCGGCGCGCTGGTGCCGGTGTTCCTCATCATCGCGCTGGGCGCCGTGCTCAAGCGCGGGCTGCTGCCCGAGGATTCGCACTGGATCGCGCTGGAACGGCTGACCTATTTCATCCTGTTCCCCGCCCTGCTCGTCGTCAGCATCGCCCGGGCGGACCTTGGCGAGGTGGCGGTGCTGGAAGTGTCCACCGCCCTGCTCGGCGCCATCGCCATCGTCGGCGTGGTGCTGTCGCTGGCCCGCCCCACGCTCTGCCGGGCGCTCGGCCTTGCGGGACCCAGCTACACCTCGGTGTTTCAGGGCGCGCTGCGCTGGAACACCTATATCGTCCTCGCCATTTCCGGGTCGCTCGCCGGCCCGCGCGGGCTGGCGGTGGCGGCCGTCGGGCTGGCGGTGATGATTCCCGTGCTCAACACGCTCAGCGTCATCGTGCTGGCGCGCCATGGCGAGAACGGCGCCGCCAGCAACCGCGCGCTGATTCTGCAGATCCTGCGCAACCCCTTCATCTGGTCCTGCGGCATCGGCGCGCTGATCAACGCGCTGCACCTGCCGGTACCGGCGGTGCTGATGACCTTCGGCGACATTCTCGGCCGCTCCTCGCTGGCGCTCGGCCTTTTGGTCGTGGGCGCCGGGTTGCGGCTGGAGAATCTGCGCCGCCCGCGCCTTGCCACCGGCTTCACCTGCCTCGTCAAGCTGGCCGTGCTGCCCGCCCTCGGCGTCGCCATCGGCCTCATGCTCGGCCTGCGAGAGGTCGACCTGCTCGTCGTCGCGGTGAGCACCGCCGTTCCCTCGGCGCCGAACGGCTATGTGCTGGCCCGGCAGATGGGCGGCGACGCGCCGCTGCTGGCGGAAATCCTCACCGTGCAGACGCTGCTCGCTGCCGTCACCATGCCGCTGGTCATCGCCGCCGTCGCTTATCTCTAA
- a CDS encoding aspartate carbamoyltransferase catalytic subunit has protein sequence MTSNPTASFTLPRRHLLGIEGLSPQEIVGLLDLAEEFVLLNRQVEKKRATLRGRTQINLFFEASTRTQASFEIAGKRLGADVMNMSVSTSSVKKGETLIDTAATLNAMHPDVLIVRHSASGAVELLARKVDCAVVNAGDGAHEHPTQALLDALTIRRNKGRIEGLTVAICGDITHSRVARSNMLLLQALGAQVRVIAPPTLLPKDIERFGVTVYRDMREGLADVDIVMMLRLQRERMNGSYVPSVKEYFHFWGLDEAKLRYAKPDALVMHPGPMNRGVEIDSAVADGAQSLIREQVEMGVAVRMAVLDALSRNLPNA, from the coding sequence ATGACATCGAACCCGACTGCCAGCTTCACCCTTCCGCGCCGCCACCTTCTCGGCATCGAGGGCCTGTCTCCCCAGGAGATCGTCGGCCTGCTCGATCTTGCCGAAGAGTTCGTGCTTCTCAACCGCCAGGTGGAGAAGAAACGGGCGACCCTGCGCGGGCGCACCCAGATCAATCTGTTCTTCGAGGCCTCGACCCGCACGCAGGCCTCGTTCGAGATCGCCGGCAAGCGCCTCGGCGCCGATGTGATGAACATGTCGGTCTCCACCTCGTCGGTGAAGAAGGGCGAGACGCTCATCGACACCGCCGCGACGCTCAACGCCATGCACCCGGACGTGCTGATCGTCCGCCACAGCGCCTCCGGCGCGGTGGAGCTGCTCGCCCGCAAGGTCGACTGCGCCGTGGTCAATGCCGGCGACGGCGCGCATGAGCACCCGACCCAGGCGCTGCTCGACGCGCTCACCATCCGCCGCAACAAGGGCCGCATCGAAGGGCTGACCGTCGCCATCTGCGGCGACATCACCCATTCGCGCGTCGCCCGCTCCAACATGCTGCTGCTGCAGGCGCTCGGCGCGCAGGTGCGGGTCATCGCCCCGCCGACCCTGCTGCCCAAGGACATCGAGCGCTTCGGCGTCACCGTCTATCGCGACATGCGCGAGGGGCTGGCGGATGTGGATATCGTGATGATGCTGCGGCTGCAGCGCGAACGCATGAACGGCTCCTATGTGCCTTCGGTCAAAGAGTATTTCCACTTCTGGGGGCTGGACGAGGCCAAGCTGCGCTATGCCAAGCCGGACGCTTTGGTGATGCATCCCGGCCCGATGAATCGCGGCGTCGAGATCGATTCGGCGGTGGCCGATGGCGCCCAGTCCCTCATCCGCGAGCAGGTCGAGATGGGCGTCGCCGTCCGCATGGCCGTGCTGGACGCGCTGTCGCGGAACCTTCCCAATGCATGA
- a CDS encoding dihydroorotase, with protein sequence MHEPRPILLAKARLIDPSRDLDTRGDILIADGVIKDIAPNLADGLPPETEIVDCRRLVAVPGLVDMRAFIGEPGAEHRETLASASQAAAAGGVTTIICQPDTDPVIDDPAIVDFILRRARDTAIVHVHPMAALTKGLEGREMTEIGLLGAAGAVAFTDGTRSIGSAQVLRRALTYGRDFGALIVHHTQDASLAGEGVMNEGELASRLGLAGLSKAAETIVFERDVRLAAITGGRYHAASLTCAESLEVLRRAKDAGIDVTASASINHLTLNERDVVGYRTFFKLTPPLRAEDDRLALVQGVAEGLIDIIVSDHNPQDVEVKRLPFSEAAFGAVGLETMLAAGLRLVTSGGLDLMTLIRAMSTKPAERLGLPAGTLRPGARADIALLALDDAWILDPLTLKSRCRNTPFDEARFEGRVVRTLVAGRMVYEYV encoded by the coding sequence ATGCATGAGCCCCGCCCCATCCTGCTCGCCAAGGCGCGCCTGATCGACCCCTCGCGCGACCTCGACACGCGCGGCGACATCCTCATCGCCGATGGCGTCATCAAGGACATCGCCCCGAACCTTGCCGACGGCCTGCCGCCGGAGACGGAAATCGTCGACTGCCGCCGGCTGGTCGCCGTGCCGGGCCTCGTCGACATGCGCGCCTTCATCGGCGAGCCCGGCGCCGAGCACCGCGAGACGCTCGCCTCCGCCAGCCAGGCGGCGGCGGCGGGCGGCGTCACCACCATCATCTGCCAGCCCGACACCGATCCGGTCATCGACGATCCCGCCATCGTCGACTTCATCCTGCGCCGGGCGCGCGACACCGCCATCGTCCATGTCCACCCCATGGCCGCCCTCACCAAGGGGCTGGAAGGGCGGGAGATGACGGAGATCGGCCTGCTCGGCGCCGCCGGCGCGGTCGCTTTCACCGACGGCACCCGCTCCATCGGCTCGGCGCAAGTGCTGCGCCGCGCGCTCACCTATGGCCGCGATTTCGGCGCGCTGATCGTCCACCACACCCAGGATGCGAGCCTCGCCGGCGAAGGCGTTATGAATGAAGGCGAACTCGCCTCGCGCCTCGGCCTCGCCGGCCTGTCGAAAGCGGCGGAGACCATCGTGTTCGAGCGCGATGTGCGCCTCGCCGCCATCACCGGCGGGCGCTACCACGCCGCCTCGCTCACCTGCGCGGAGTCGCTGGAAGTGCTGCGCCGGGCCAAGGATGCCGGCATCGACGTCACCGCCTCGGCCTCGATCAACCACCTCACGCTGAATGAGCGCGACGTGGTCGGCTACCGCACCTTCTTCAAGCTCACCCCGCCGCTGCGCGCCGAGGATGACCGCCTCGCGCTGGTGCAGGGTGTCGCCGAAGGGCTTATCGACATCATCGTCTCCGACCACAATCCGCAGGATGTGGAAGTGAAGCGGCTGCCCTTCTCCGAGGCCGCCTTCGGCGCCGTGGGGTTGGAGACCATGCTCGCCGCCGGCCTGCGCCTCGTCACCTCGGGCGGGCTCGATCTGATGACGCTGATCCGCGCCATGTCGACCAAGCCGGCGGAACGGCTCGGCCTGCCCGCCGGCACGCTGCGCCCCGGCGCGCGGGCGGATATCGCCCTGCTCGCGCTGGACGACGCCTGGATTCTCGATCCGCTCACGCTCAAATCGCGCTGCCGCAACACGCCCTTCGACGAGGCGCGTTTCGAGGGCCGGGTGGTGCGTACGCTGGTCGCCGGCCGCATGGTCTATGAATATGTGTGA
- the plsY gene encoding glycerol-3-phosphate 1-O-acyltransferase PlsY: MNPSLPALSSLAALLLGYALGSIPFGLLLTRMAGTQDIRSIGSGNIGATNVLRTGRKGLAAATLLGDALKGTVAVLLALAWLGPEAALAAALGAFLGHLFPVWLGFKGGKGVATFLGVTLALAWPAALVFAAAWLAVAFVTRYSSLAALVASVATALSAFFLASTPVGVLLSLLAALLWFMHRANISRLLDGTEGRIGKKG; this comes from the coding sequence ATGAACCCGTCCCTGCCCGCTCTGTCGAGCCTCGCCGCATTGCTGCTGGGTTACGCCCTCGGCTCGATCCCGTTTGGCCTCCTGCTCACCCGGATGGCCGGCACGCAGGATATTCGCAGCATCGGCTCCGGCAATATCGGCGCCACCAATGTGCTGCGCACCGGCCGCAAGGGGCTGGCGGCGGCAACGCTGCTGGGCGATGCGCTGAAGGGCACCGTGGCCGTGCTGCTGGCGCTGGCATGGCTCGGCCCGGAGGCCGCGCTGGCGGCGGCGCTGGGCGCCTTTCTCGGCCATCTCTTCCCGGTCTGGCTGGGGTTCAAGGGCGGCAAGGGCGTCGCCACCTTTCTCGGCGTGACGCTGGCGCTGGCCTGGCCGGCGGCGCTGGTCTTCGCCGCCGCCTGGCTCGCCGTGGCGTTTGTCACCCGCTATTCCTCGCTCGCCGCGCTGGTGGCGAGCGTCGCCACCGCGCTGTCGGCGTTCTTCCTCGCCTCGACCCCTGTCGGCGTGCTGCTGAGCCTTCTCGCCGCCCTGCTGTGGTTCATGCACCGGGCCAATATAAGCCGCCTCCTCGACGGCACCGAAGGGCGCATCGGCAAAAAGGGGTAG
- the dprA gene encoding DNA-processing protein DprA translates to MSGRGVHLDPEQRRDWLRLIRAEHVGPRAFRSLINRFGGAAAALDALPALARRGGGLLAPRVPSIAEAEAEMAALARIGGRFIALGEPEYPALLRTIEDAPPLLALRGRAEVLAQPTVAIVGARNASGAGRMITARMARGLGLAGWAVASGLARGIDAAAHEASLATGTIAVIAGGHDRPYPRENEPLMARIAEEGAILTEMPMGWEPRARDFPRRNRLVSGLSLGVVVVEAAERSGSLITARLAAEQGREVLAVPGSPLDPRAGGTNALIRQGAALVTGAEDVLEALAALRDRPPVRDMEEDTPGMDAAEPSDDMRSRLMDLLGPSPLAVDDLVALSGARVSEVQILLLELELAGRLERHRDGSVSLV, encoded by the coding sequence GTGAGCGGGCGCGGCGTTCATCTCGATCCCGAACAGCGCCGCGACTGGCTCCGCCTCATCCGGGCCGAGCATGTCGGCCCCCGCGCCTTCCGCAGCCTGATCAACCGTTTCGGCGGTGCCGCCGCCGCGCTCGACGCCCTGCCCGCTTTGGCGCGGCGCGGCGGCGGGCTGCTGGCCCCGCGCGTGCCGTCCATTGCCGAGGCCGAGGCGGAAATGGCGGCGCTGGCGCGGATCGGCGGGCGTTTCATCGCGCTGGGCGAGCCGGAATACCCGGCCCTGCTGCGCACCATCGAGGACGCGCCGCCGCTCCTCGCCCTGCGCGGCCGGGCGGAGGTGCTGGCGCAGCCCACCGTCGCCATTGTCGGGGCGCGCAACGCTTCCGGCGCCGGCCGGATGATCACGGCCCGCATGGCGCGCGGCCTCGGCCTCGCCGGCTGGGCCGTCGCCTCGGGGCTGGCACGAGGCATCGACGCCGCCGCCCATGAGGCGAGCCTTGCGACCGGCACCATCGCCGTCATCGCCGGCGGGCATGACCGCCCCTATCCGCGCGAGAACGAGCCGCTGATGGCGCGCATCGCCGAAGAGGGCGCGATCCTCACGGAAATGCCGATGGGCTGGGAGCCGCGCGCCCGGGACTTTCCCCGCCGCAACCGGCTGGTCTCCGGCCTCTCCCTCGGCGTCGTGGTGGTGGAGGCGGCGGAGCGCTCCGGCTCGCTGATTACCGCCCGCCTCGCCGCCGAGCAGGGGCGCGAGGTGCTCGCCGTGCCGGGTTCGCCGCTCGACCCGCGCGCCGGTGGCACCAATGCGCTGATCCGGCAGGGCGCCGCGCTGGTGACCGGGGCGGAGGACGTGCTGGAAGCGCTCGCCGCGCTGCGCGACCGGCCGCCCGTGCGGGATATGGAGGAAGATACGCCGGGCATGGACGCGGCCGAGCCGAGCGACGACATGAGGTCGCGGCTCATGGACCTGCTCGGCCCCTCGCCGCTGGCAGTGGACGATCTGGTGGCGCTGTCGGGCGCCCGGGTCAGCGAGGTGCAGATCCTGCTGCTGGAGCTGGAGCTGGCGGGCCGGCTGGAACGCCACCGCGACGGCAGCGTCTCGCTGGTCTGA